TGTTGTGATGAACAACGCCGAGAATATCGCGGAAATCGCCAAGCCTATGGATCGAAGGTACTCGCGGGCAATCTTGTCCGGATTACCCCGCGCCTGGCACGGCCGTAAGCTATATTGGAGATAGAGTGCCAGCATTTAAGACCCCGACATTTCAGGAACGCACCGCAGCTGCGGCGACGGCCAGGAGCAGGGCGCTCACGCTCCTGCGCTCGAAGCCTCAAGCCGATGCGGCGTCGGTCGCCGCCGCCGTTGCGCGGCGCGCGGCACGGGAAGCTGCCGAGGCCGAAAAGCGGGCGGCGGCTGCTGCCGCGCGTG
The window above is part of the Sphingomonas sanxanigenens DSM 19645 = NX02 genome. Proteins encoded here:
- a CDS encoding DUF6481 family protein, which produces MPAFKTPTFQERTAAAATARSRALTLLRSKPQADAASVAAAVARRAAREAAEAEKRAAAAAARALAAAEKQASKAEAAKIAAMPEPTEADRKAARDARYAARKGRKSSR